In Triticum aestivum cultivar Chinese Spring chromosome 5B, IWGSC CS RefSeq v2.1, whole genome shotgun sequence, the following proteins share a genomic window:
- the LOC123111102 gene encoding O-methyltransferase 1, chloroplastic isoform X2 encodes MPVLPPLAAPLLRPHPRLPRPPPTAFPPWNCQTKSRHLQPGLFATGADVPGRGGPLPEPEQRAPLLLAALRATRLRDEESRRPDPLFIDPYAAVLLSLDVAHQASESLVSHLMPSAEHYRLTTRYLDDKLQHLISRSDNFRQIVLLTDGMDTRPYRLSWPRMSIVYDVSPGRIFSTAAQQLRGAKIPRNCVLFHTPLESPDLQEGLCKNGFNGNRPSLWVLQGLPLPSSSSFKSLLLVISNLAMKGGIFIGEVPHFPDWMAAADMVSEQDRLENLFFTQGFRVSFVLYENVAEDFGLDLAPQREHCGRVLFVAEQLRFSDAQMESFWTHFERTEEDADEEGFEEL; translated from the exons atgcccgtgctgccgccgctcgCCGCGCCGCTGCTCCGGCCACATCCGCGTCTTCCTCGGCCACCGCCCACCGCCTTCCCCCCCTGGAACTGCCAAACGAAGAGTAGGCACTTGCAACCGGGGCTCTTCGCCACCGGCGCCGACGTCCCCGGCCGCGGAGGCCCACTCCCGGAACCAGAGCAGCGcgccccgctcctcctcgccgCTCTCCGCGCCACTCGCCTCAGGGACGAAGAATCACGCCGCCCAG ATCCCCTTTTTATTGATCCATATGCTGCTGTGCTACTTTCACTTGATGTGGCACATCAAGCTTCGGAATCTCTCGTCTCTCATTTAATGCCATCTGCAGAGCATTATAGGCTAACTACTAGATATCTTGATGACAAATTGCAACATTTGATAAGCAGGTCAGACAATTTTAGACAG ATTGTTTTGTTGACAGATGGAATGGATACTCGCCCATATAGGCTTAGCTGGCCAAGGATGTCTATCGTGTACGATGTATCACCTGGAAGAATCTTCAGTACAGCAGCCCAGCAACTCCGAG GAGCAAAAATACCGCGGAACTGTGTTCTCTTTCATACTCCTTTAGAGTCTCCTGATTTACAAGAGGGCCTGTGCAAAAATGGCTTCAATGGAAATAGGCCAAGCTTGTGGGTACTGCAG GGTTTACCTTTGCCCTCTTCTTCAAGCTTCAAAAGCCTTTTGCTCGTTATAAGCAATTTAGCAATGAAGGGGGGTATCTTCATAGGAGAGGTGCCACATTTTCCAGACTGGATGGCAGCAGCAGACATG GTCTCCGAACAAGACAGGCTAGAAAACCTTTTCTTTACCCAGGGTTTCCGGGTTAGCTTTGTTCTCTATGAAAATGTTGCAGAGGATTTCGGCTTAGATCTAGCTCCTCAAAGGGAACATTGTGGTAGAGTTCTTTTTGTTGCAGAACAGCTGCGGTTTTCAGATGCACAG ATGGAGAGCTTCTGGACGCATTTTGAAAGAACAGAGGAGGACGCTGATGAAGAAGGATTTGAGGAACTTTAG
- the LOC123111102 gene encoding O-methyltransferase 1, chloroplastic isoform X3 — protein MPVLPPLAAPLLRPHPRLPRPPPTAFPPWNCQTKSRHLQPGLFATGADVPGRGGPLPEPEQRAPLLLAALRATRLRDEESRRPDPLFIDPYAAVLLSLDVAHQASESLVSHLMPSAEHYRLTTRYLDDKLQHLISRSDNFRQMEWILAHIGLAGQGCLSCTMYHLEESSVQQPSNSEGLPLPSSSSFKSLLLVISNLAMKGGIFIGEVPHFPDWMAAADMVSEQDRLENLFFTQGFRVSFVLYENVAEDFGLDLAPQREHCGRVLFVAEQLRFSDAQMESFWTHFERTEEDADEEGFEEL, from the exons atgcccgtgctgccgccgctcgCCGCGCCGCTGCTCCGGCCACATCCGCGTCTTCCTCGGCCACCGCCCACCGCCTTCCCCCCCTGGAACTGCCAAACGAAGAGTAGGCACTTGCAACCGGGGCTCTTCGCCACCGGCGCCGACGTCCCCGGCCGCGGAGGCCCACTCCCGGAACCAGAGCAGCGcgccccgctcctcctcgccgCTCTCCGCGCCACTCGCCTCAGGGACGAAGAATCACGCCGCCCAG ATCCCCTTTTTATTGATCCATATGCTGCTGTGCTACTTTCACTTGATGTGGCACATCAAGCTTCGGAATCTCTCGTCTCTCATTTAATGCCATCTGCAGAGCATTATAGGCTAACTACTAGATATCTTGATGACAAATTGCAACATTTGATAAGCAGGTCAGACAATTTTAGACAG ATGGAATGGATACTCGCCCATATAGGCTTAGCTGGCCAAGGATGTCTATCGTGTACGATGTATCACCTGGAAGAATCTTCAGTACAGCAGCCCAGCAACTCCGAG GGTTTACCTTTGCCCTCTTCTTCAAGCTTCAAAAGCCTTTTGCTCGTTATAAGCAATTTAGCAATGAAGGGGGGTATCTTCATAGGAGAGGTGCCACATTTTCCAGACTGGATGGCAGCAGCAGACATG GTCTCCGAACAAGACAGGCTAGAAAACCTTTTCTTTACCCAGGGTTTCCGGGTTAGCTTTGTTCTCTATGAAAATGTTGCAGAGGATTTCGGCTTAGATCTAGCTCCTCAAAGGGAACATTGTGGTAGAGTTCTTTTTGTTGCAGAACAGCTGCGGTTTTCAGATGCACAG ATGGAGAGCTTCTGGACGCATTTTGAAAGAACAGAGGAGGACGCTGATGAAGAAGGATTTGAGGAACTTTAG
- the LOC123111102 gene encoding O-methyltransferase 1, chloroplastic isoform X1: protein MPVLPPLAAPLLRPHPRLPRPPPTAFPPWNCQTKSRHLQPGLFATGADVPGRGGPLPEPEQRAPLLLAALRATRLRDEESRRPDPLFIDPYAAVLLSLDVAHQASESLVSHLMPSAEHYRLTTRYLDDKLQHLISRSDNFRQIVLLTDGMDTRPYRLSWPRMSIVYDVSPGRIFSTAAQQLRGAGAKIPRNCVLFHTPLESPDLQEGLCKNGFNGNRPSLWVLQGLPLPSSSSFKSLLLVISNLAMKGGIFIGEVPHFPDWMAAADMVSEQDRLENLFFTQGFRVSFVLYENVAEDFGLDLAPQREHCGRVLFVAEQLRFSDAQMESFWTHFERTEEDADEEGFEEL from the exons atgcccgtgctgccgccgctcgCCGCGCCGCTGCTCCGGCCACATCCGCGTCTTCCTCGGCCACCGCCCACCGCCTTCCCCCCCTGGAACTGCCAAACGAAGAGTAGGCACTTGCAACCGGGGCTCTTCGCCACCGGCGCCGACGTCCCCGGCCGCGGAGGCCCACTCCCGGAACCAGAGCAGCGcgccccgctcctcctcgccgCTCTCCGCGCCACTCGCCTCAGGGACGAAGAATCACGCCGCCCAG ATCCCCTTTTTATTGATCCATATGCTGCTGTGCTACTTTCACTTGATGTGGCACATCAAGCTTCGGAATCTCTCGTCTCTCATTTAATGCCATCTGCAGAGCATTATAGGCTAACTACTAGATATCTTGATGACAAATTGCAACATTTGATAAGCAGGTCAGACAATTTTAGACAG ATTGTTTTGTTGACAGATGGAATGGATACTCGCCCATATAGGCTTAGCTGGCCAAGGATGTCTATCGTGTACGATGTATCACCTGGAAGAATCTTCAGTACAGCAGCCCAGCAACTCCGAG GAGCAGGAGCAAAAATACCGCGGAACTGTGTTCTCTTTCATACTCCTTTAGAGTCTCCTGATTTACAAGAGGGCCTGTGCAAAAATGGCTTCAATGGAAATAGGCCAAGCTTGTGGGTACTGCAG GGTTTACCTTTGCCCTCTTCTTCAAGCTTCAAAAGCCTTTTGCTCGTTATAAGCAATTTAGCAATGAAGGGGGGTATCTTCATAGGAGAGGTGCCACATTTTCCAGACTGGATGGCAGCAGCAGACATG GTCTCCGAACAAGACAGGCTAGAAAACCTTTTCTTTACCCAGGGTTTCCGGGTTAGCTTTGTTCTCTATGAAAATGTTGCAGAGGATTTCGGCTTAGATCTAGCTCCTCAAAGGGAACATTGTGGTAGAGTTCTTTTTGTTGCAGAACAGCTGCGGTTTTCAGATGCACAG ATGGAGAGCTTCTGGACGCATTTTGAAAGAACAGAGGAGGACGCTGATGAAGAAGGATTTGAGGAACTTTAG